From a single Notolabrus celidotus isolate fNotCel1 chromosome 7, fNotCel1.pri, whole genome shotgun sequence genomic region:
- the LOC117815711 gene encoding myelin-oligodendrocyte glycoprotein-like isoform X1: protein MRVKGRVHEEELDLLLVMGFKEFLILFLGMSTSVVGASQVTCPNQTMAAVEGDNNVTLTMEVDPSVDLMKGRVDVKRDDLKNVTVHSFRHGRDHLDIQSPQYKNRTTFFCYLKGKRVVGVILSNVTLNDGGLYSFYVPGLGAPCTINLTVAAKTEGPAKDAGDPENFPPWAIALVCVIPLLVAAGVLLCCWRSGRFKNCGGSGADQDIEMEPTSTTGGEGVVQNGYAPVSAQD, encoded by the exons atgagagTGAAAGGCAGAGTCCACGAAGAGGAGCTTGATCTTCTATTAGTTATGGGTTTCAAAGAGTTTCTGATCCTCTTCCTGGGGATGTCTACGAGTGTTGTTG GAGCCTCTCAGGTCACCTGTCCGAATCAAACAATGGCAGCTGTGGAAGGTGATAATAACGTCACTCTGACAATGGAAGTGGATCCTTCAGTGGACTTGATGAAGGGAAGAGTGGATGTGAAGAGGGATGATCTGAAGAACGTGACAGTCCACTCTTTTCGACATGGACGGGACCATTTGGATATACAGAGTCCTCAATATAAAAACAGAACGACTTTCTTCTGTTACCTCAAGGGCAAACGAGTCGTGGGCGTGATCCTCTCCAACGTAACACTGAATGACGGTGGACTGTACAGCTTCTATGTCCCAGGACTTGGAGCTCCTTGTACCATCAACCTCACTGTCG CTGCCAAGACTGAAGGTCCAGCGAAGGATGCCG GTGATCCTGAAAACTTCCCTCCCTGGGCAATTGCTCTTGTCTGTGTGATCCCTCTTCTTGTTGCTGCTGGTGTCTTACTTTGCTGTTGGAGATCAGGACGATTCA AGAACTGTGGAGGGAGTGGGGCGGACCAAGACATTGAGATGGAACCCACTTCAACAACAGGAGGGGAAGGAGTCGTACAAAATGGTTATGCTCCAGTCAGTGCTCAGGATTGA
- the LOC117815711 gene encoding uncharacterized protein LOC117815711 isoform X4 translates to MAAVEGDNNVTLTMEVDPSVDLMKGRVDVKRDDLKNVTVHSFRHGRDHLDIQSPQYKNRTTFFCYLKGKRVVGVILSNVTLNDGGLYSFYVPGLGAPCTINLTVAAKTEGPAKDAGDPENFPPWAIALVCVIPLLVAAGVLLCCWRSGRFKNCGGSGADQDIEMEPTSTTGGEGVVQNGYAPVSAQD, encoded by the exons ATGGCAGCTGTGGAAGGTGATAATAACGTCACTCTGACAATGGAAGTGGATCCTTCAGTGGACTTGATGAAGGGAAGAGTGGATGTGAAGAGGGATGATCTGAAGAACGTGACAGTCCACTCTTTTCGACATGGACGGGACCATTTGGATATACAGAGTCCTCAATATAAAAACAGAACGACTTTCTTCTGTTACCTCAAGGGCAAACGAGTCGTGGGCGTGATCCTCTCCAACGTAACACTGAATGACGGTGGACTGTACAGCTTCTATGTCCCAGGACTTGGAGCTCCTTGTACCATCAACCTCACTGTCG CTGCCAAGACTGAAGGTCCAGCGAAGGATGCCG GTGATCCTGAAAACTTCCCTCCCTGGGCAATTGCTCTTGTCTGTGTGATCCCTCTTCTTGTTGCTGCTGGTGTCTTACTTTGCTGTTGGAGATCAGGACGATTCA AGAACTGTGGAGGGAGTGGGGCGGACCAAGACATTGAGATGGAACCCACTTCAACAACAGGAGGGGAAGGAGTCGTACAAAATGGTTATGCTCCAGTCAGTGCTCAGGATTGA
- the cdc6 gene encoding cell division control protein 6 homolog isoform X2 — protein sequence MPSTRSKGQSQPTLSYPRRKSCRVSSCPKESQLDTSPAPSPSKLQPKHLSPALTRITPLSPRRPVDRPTLLSPKLRVAQQQLPPSSPGLMTRLPLSPRKRTGDDNGCNLGPALLGSPPKQSKSSLASPRKLAFDENSPASARRKLVPLSPAAKSSPRRQETPVGSPTRLHSEKKLPVARLFAEKSRFLSVKQALHTAVPERLLSREAERASIKSFLEEKVLQRLPGSIYISGAPGTGKTACFNCVLQEMKAELTSVQTVVVNCMTLRSSHAIFPLLADKLKAPGGQNGLKKFLTAPGPAVLLVLDEMDQLDSKAQDVLYTIFEWPYLPKSRLCLVGIANALDLTDRILPRLQARPHCRPLLLHFPPYSRQELAAIVQDRLAQASAEGILDASAVQFCARKVSAVSGDARKALDICRRAVEVVESDERKKASDPNSEEKATRVSLPQVARVLSEVYGDRMASQSGGTDGESFPLQQKLLVCCLLLLIRNGKSKEVVLGKLHEVYSRLCAQRQVSAVGQGECLSLCSLLESRGIIALKKGKEARLTKVFLKIEEKDVENALKDRTLLGSILSAGLPS from the exons ATGCCGAGCACGCGCTCTAAGGGTCAGTCTCAGCCCACGCTGTCATACCCTCGCCGCAAATCCTGCAGGGTTTCCTCCTGCCCCAAAGAGTCCCAGCTGGACACATCTCCAGCTCCCTCGCCGTCTAAGCTCCAACCCAAACACCTCTCCCCGGCCCTGACCCGGATCACGCCGCTCTCCCCGAGACGACCCGTCGACAGGCCGACCCTGCTGTCACCGAAACTCCGGGTAGCTCAACAGCAGCTCCCCCCCTCGTCTCCGGGCCTCATGACACGGCTTCCACTCAGCCCGAGGAAACGCACAG gcgATGATAACGGCTGTAACCTCGGCCCGGCTCTCCTGGGATCACCTCCCAAACAGAGCAAGTCTTCCCTGGCCTCGCCCCGAAAACTCGCCTTCGATGAGAACTCTCCCGCCTCAGCTCGTCGAAAGCTGGTCCCTCTCTCGCCCGCTGCCAAGTCGTCCCCGAGGAGGCAGGAGACGCCTGTTGGAAGCCCGACGCGTCTCCACTCTGAGAAGAAGCTGCCAGTGGCTCGCCTCTTTGCAGAAA agTCGAGGTTTCTGAGCGTGAAGCAGGCGCTCCACACCGCCGTCCCTGAGCGCCTCCTGTCCAGGGAGGCGGAGCGGGCGTCCATTAAGTCCTTCCTGGAGGAGAAGGTGCTGCAGCGTCTCCCGGGCAGCATCTACATCTCAGGAGCTCCGGGCACCGGCAAGACGGCCTGCTTCAACTGTGTGCTGCAGGAGATGAAG GCCGAGCTAACGTCCGTTCAGACCGTGGTGGTGAACTGTATGACTCTCAGGAGCTCACACGCCATCTTCCCTCTGCTGGCCGACAAGCTGAAAGCACCAGGCGGGCAGAACGGACTGAAGAAGTTCCTGACAGCCCCAGGGCCCGCTGT GCTGCTGGTTCTGGATGAGATGGATCAGCTGGACAGCAAAGCTCAGGACGTCCTCTACACCATCTTTGAGTGGCCGTACCTTCCCAAGTCTCGCCTCTGTCTCGTCG GTATCGCCAACGCTCTGGATCTCACAGACCGCATCCTCCCCAGACTTCAAGCTCGCCCTCACTGTCGCCCCCTGCTGTTACACTTCCCTCCTTACAGCCGGCAGGAGCTCGCCGCCATCGTGCAGGACAGGCTCGCACAG GCGTCGGCTGAAGGGATCCTCGACGCCTCGGCGGTTCAGTTTTGCGCCCGGAAAGTGTCTGCGGTGTCTGGGGACGCTAGGAAGGCTCTGGACATCTGCAG gagAGCCGTGGAGGTCGTGGAGTCTGACGAGAGAAAGAAAGCATCAGACCCAAACTCTGAAGAGAAAG CCACGCGGGTCAGCCTCCCTCAGGTGGCACGGGTACTGTCGGAGGTTTACGGGGACCGGATGGCGTCTCAGAGCGGCGGCACGGACGGAGAGAGTTTCCCCCTGCAGCAGAAGCTCCTGgtctgctgcctgctgctgctcataCGCAACGGGAAGAGCAAAGAGGTCGTCCTCGGGAAG ctcCATGAGGTGTACAGCCGTCTGTGCGCTCAGAGGCAGGTGTCTGCGGTCGGGCAGGGCgagtgtttgtctctgtgcagTCTGCTGGAGAGTCGAGGAATCATCGCTCTGAAGAAAGGGAAAGAGGCTCGACTCACCAAG gTGTTTCTGAAAATCGAGGAGAAAGACGTTGAAAACGCTCTGAAGGACCGGACCCTGCTGGGCAGCATCCTCTCTGCAGGACTCCCCTCATGA
- the cdc6 gene encoding cell division control protein 6 homolog isoform X1, with product MPSTRSKGQSQPTLSYPRRKSCRVSSCPKESQLDTSPAPSPSKLQPKHLSPALTRITPLSPRRPVDRPTLLSPKLRVAQQQLPPSSPGLMTRLPLSPRKRTGDDNGCNLGPALLGSPPKQSKSSLASPRKLAFDENSPASARRKLVPLSPAAKSSPRRQETPVGSPTRLHSEKKLPVARLFAEKSRFLSVKQALHTAVPERLLSREAERASIKSFLEEKVLQRLPGSIYISGAPGTGKTACFNCVLQEMKAELTSVQTVVVNCMTLRSSHAIFPLLADKLKAPGGQNGLKKFLTAPGPAVLLVLDEMDQLDSKAQDVLYTIFEWPYLPKSRLCLVGIANALDLTDRILPRLQARPHCRPLLLHFPPYSRQELAAIVQDRLAQASAEGILDASAVQFCARKVSAVSGDARKALDICRRAVEVVESDERKKASDPNSEEKGERHCVSSQSVSSDSTHQTNFFFFPPAATRVSLPQVARVLSEVYGDRMASQSGGTDGESFPLQQKLLVCCLLLLIRNGKSKEVVLGKLHEVYSRLCAQRQVSAVGQGECLSLCSLLESRGIIALKKGKEARLTKVFLKIEEKDVENALKDRTLLGSILSAGLPS from the exons ATGCCGAGCACGCGCTCTAAGGGTCAGTCTCAGCCCACGCTGTCATACCCTCGCCGCAAATCCTGCAGGGTTTCCTCCTGCCCCAAAGAGTCCCAGCTGGACACATCTCCAGCTCCCTCGCCGTCTAAGCTCCAACCCAAACACCTCTCCCCGGCCCTGACCCGGATCACGCCGCTCTCCCCGAGACGACCCGTCGACAGGCCGACCCTGCTGTCACCGAAACTCCGGGTAGCTCAACAGCAGCTCCCCCCCTCGTCTCCGGGCCTCATGACACGGCTTCCACTCAGCCCGAGGAAACGCACAG gcgATGATAACGGCTGTAACCTCGGCCCGGCTCTCCTGGGATCACCTCCCAAACAGAGCAAGTCTTCCCTGGCCTCGCCCCGAAAACTCGCCTTCGATGAGAACTCTCCCGCCTCAGCTCGTCGAAAGCTGGTCCCTCTCTCGCCCGCTGCCAAGTCGTCCCCGAGGAGGCAGGAGACGCCTGTTGGAAGCCCGACGCGTCTCCACTCTGAGAAGAAGCTGCCAGTGGCTCGCCTCTTTGCAGAAA agTCGAGGTTTCTGAGCGTGAAGCAGGCGCTCCACACCGCCGTCCCTGAGCGCCTCCTGTCCAGGGAGGCGGAGCGGGCGTCCATTAAGTCCTTCCTGGAGGAGAAGGTGCTGCAGCGTCTCCCGGGCAGCATCTACATCTCAGGAGCTCCGGGCACCGGCAAGACGGCCTGCTTCAACTGTGTGCTGCAGGAGATGAAG GCCGAGCTAACGTCCGTTCAGACCGTGGTGGTGAACTGTATGACTCTCAGGAGCTCACACGCCATCTTCCCTCTGCTGGCCGACAAGCTGAAAGCACCAGGCGGGCAGAACGGACTGAAGAAGTTCCTGACAGCCCCAGGGCCCGCTGT GCTGCTGGTTCTGGATGAGATGGATCAGCTGGACAGCAAAGCTCAGGACGTCCTCTACACCATCTTTGAGTGGCCGTACCTTCCCAAGTCTCGCCTCTGTCTCGTCG GTATCGCCAACGCTCTGGATCTCACAGACCGCATCCTCCCCAGACTTCAAGCTCGCCCTCACTGTCGCCCCCTGCTGTTACACTTCCCTCCTTACAGCCGGCAGGAGCTCGCCGCCATCGTGCAGGACAGGCTCGCACAG GCGTCGGCTGAAGGGATCCTCGACGCCTCGGCGGTTCAGTTTTGCGCCCGGAAAGTGTCTGCGGTGTCTGGGGACGCTAGGAAGGCTCTGGACATCTGCAG gagAGCCGTGGAGGTCGTGGAGTCTGACGAGAGAAAGAAAGCATCAGACCCAAACTCTGAAGAGAAAGGTGAGCGTCACTGCGTCTCCTCACAGTCCGTTTCCTCCGACTCGACACATCAGactaacttcttcttctttcctcctgcaGCCACGCGGGTCAGCCTCCCTCAGGTGGCACGGGTACTGTCGGAGGTTTACGGGGACCGGATGGCGTCTCAGAGCGGCGGCACGGACGGAGAGAGTTTCCCCCTGCAGCAGAAGCTCCTGgtctgctgcctgctgctgctcataCGCAACGGGAAGAGCAAAGAGGTCGTCCTCGGGAAG ctcCATGAGGTGTACAGCCGTCTGTGCGCTCAGAGGCAGGTGTCTGCGGTCGGGCAGGGCgagtgtttgtctctgtgcagTCTGCTGGAGAGTCGAGGAATCATCGCTCTGAAGAAAGGGAAAGAGGCTCGACTCACCAAG gTGTTTCTGAAAATCGAGGAGAAAGACGTTGAAAACGCTCTGAAGGACCGGACCCTGCTGGGCAGCATCCTCTCTGCAGGACTCCCCTCATGA